From Streptomyces durmitorensis, a single genomic window includes:
- the ruvB gene encoding Holliday junction branch migration DNA helicase RuvB, producing the protein MNWDETTDEATAAPGAAERLVGASADGEDQAVEAALRPKDLGEFIGQEKVREQLDLVLRAARARGATADHVLLSGAPGLGKTTLSMIIAAEMGAPIRITSGPAIQHAGDLAAILSSLQEGEVLFLDEIHRMSRPAEEMLYMAMEDFRVDVIVGKGPGATAIPLELPPFTLVGATTRAGLLPPPLRDRFGFTAHMEFYEPAELERVVHRSAQLLDVEIDPQGAAEIAGRSRGTPRIANRLLRRVRDYAQVKADGVINRDIAGAALKVYEVDARGLDRLDRAVLEALLKLFGGGPVGLSTLAVAVGEERETVEEVAEPFLVREGLLARTPRGRVGTPAAWAHLGLVPPRQAGGIGQGDLFGA; encoded by the coding sequence ATGAACTGGGACGAGACGACCGACGAAGCGACCGCCGCACCCGGCGCGGCCGAGCGGCTCGTGGGTGCGTCCGCCGACGGCGAGGACCAGGCGGTCGAGGCCGCCCTTCGCCCCAAGGACCTGGGCGAGTTCATCGGCCAGGAGAAGGTCCGCGAGCAGCTCGACCTCGTCCTGCGCGCGGCCCGCGCACGCGGCGCCACCGCCGACCACGTCCTGCTCTCCGGCGCCCCCGGCCTCGGCAAGACCACCCTCTCGATGATCATCGCGGCCGAGATGGGCGCCCCGATCCGCATCACCAGTGGCCCGGCCATCCAGCACGCGGGCGACCTCGCCGCGATCCTCTCCTCCCTCCAGGAGGGAGAGGTCCTCTTCCTGGACGAGATCCACCGGATGTCACGCCCCGCCGAAGAGATGCTCTACATGGCGATGGAGGACTTCCGCGTCGACGTCATCGTCGGCAAGGGCCCCGGCGCCACGGCCATCCCGCTGGAACTGCCGCCCTTCACCCTGGTCGGCGCCACCACCAGGGCGGGTCTGCTGCCGCCGCCGCTGCGTGACCGCTTCGGTTTCACCGCGCACATGGAGTTCTACGAACCGGCCGAGCTGGAGCGGGTCGTCCATCGCTCCGCCCAGCTGCTCGACGTGGAGATCGACCCGCAGGGCGCCGCCGAGATCGCGGGACGCTCGCGCGGCACGCCCCGTATCGCCAACCGCCTGCTGCGCCGCGTCCGGGACTATGCGCAGGTCAAGGCCGACGGAGTGATCAACAGGGACATCGCGGGCGCGGCCCTCAAGGTCTACGAGGTGGACGCCCGCGGCCTGGACCGCCTGGACCGCGCCGTCCTCGAAGCCCTGCTCAAGCTCTTCGGCGGCGGGCCCGTGGGCCTGTCGACGCTCGCGGTCGCCGTGGGGGAGGAGCGCGAGACGGTCGAGGAGGTCGCCGAGCCCTTCCTGGTGCGGGAGGGACTGCTCGCGCGCACCCCCCGGGGCCGGGTCGGGACGCCCGCCGCATGGGCGCATCTCGGCCTTGTTCCACCACGGCAGGCGGGCGGAATCGGACAAGGGGACCTGTTCGGGGCGTGA
- the yajC gene encoding preprotein translocase subunit YajC — protein MNIVTLLPFIVLIGAMFLMTRSAKKKQQAAAQMRNEMQPGTGIRTIGGMYATVKEVHDDAVLLEVAPGVHAFYAKNSVGAVLDDDEYNRIVHGTSEDLKSDNPVVLDDASSLTETDEPAAGASDDSPIDLGKKDADSAPEADDAEPKKTDGESDTK, from the coding sequence GTGAATATCGTGACCCTCCTCCCCTTCATCGTGCTCATCGGGGCCATGTTCCTGATGACGCGCTCCGCCAAGAAGAAGCAGCAGGCGGCCGCGCAGATGCGCAATGAGATGCAGCCCGGCACCGGCATCCGCACGATCGGGGGCATGTACGCCACCGTCAAGGAGGTTCACGACGACGCCGTCCTCCTTGAGGTGGCTCCTGGTGTGCACGCGTTCTACGCGAAGAACTCCGTGGGCGCCGTCCTGGACGACGACGAGTACAACCGCATCGTCCACGGCACGAGTGAAGACCTGAAGTCGGACAACCCCGTCGTCCTGGACGACGCCTCCTCCCTGACCGAGACCGACGAGCCCGCCGCCGGCGCTTCCGACGACTCGCCCATCGACCTCGGCAAGAAGGACGCGGACAGCGCCCCCGAGGCCGACGACGCCGAGCCGAAGAAGACCGACGGCGAGTCCGACACGAAGTAA
- the secD gene encoding protein translocase subunit SecD — protein MAAPKKGRRQSAPGKPGRSLAFILIALVALTGGMFLSGNTTPRLGIDLAGGTSITLQAKNEPGQKNAINPTNMNTAVSIINNRVNGLGVSEAEVQTQGEDNIIVNIPKGTNEKQAREQVGTTAQLYFRPVLTVASGEPTPEPSASSSGKDKDKADPDKATEKGDDKASSTPTASDSPTSQGRAVTDGLKADATPTPKASDKASDKDDKASPTPTPSADPATAALQKKFTELDCTDKAQRGKVGDGIKPSEQTVACGKNNAGQWEKYVLGPAELNGKDVDDAKATINQQSGAWVVNMDFTSGGSKKFSKTTSKLSQQQPPMNQFAIVLDGEVASAPSVNTTLSANAEISGSFTQESAQDLANILSYGALPLTFQEQSVTTVSPALGGEQLHAGLIAGAIGLALVIIYLVVYYRGLSLIAIASLLVSAALTYTLMTLLGPAISFTLNLPAVCGAIVAIGITADSFIVFFERVRDEIREGRTLRPAVERAWPRARRTILVSDFVSFLAAAVLFIVTVGKVQGFAFTLGLTTLLDVVVVFFFTKPLMTLMARKKFFANGHKWSGLDPQRLGAKPPLRRTRRATGSAAGPVDPKEA, from the coding sequence GTGGCAGCACCTAAGAAGGGCCGAAGGCAGAGCGCCCCGGGCAAGCCGGGCCGCTCTTTGGCTTTCATCCTGATCGCCCTCGTGGCGCTCACCGGGGGGATGTTCCTTTCCGGGAACACCACGCCTCGCCTCGGCATCGACCTCGCCGGCGGCACGAGCATCACGCTCCAGGCGAAGAACGAGCCCGGCCAGAAGAACGCGATCAACCCGACCAACATGAACACCGCGGTCAGCATCATCAACAACCGCGTCAATGGTCTGGGTGTGTCCGAGGCCGAGGTGCAGACCCAGGGCGAAGACAACATCATCGTCAACATCCCCAAGGGCACGAACGAGAAGCAGGCGCGCGAGCAGGTCGGCACGACCGCTCAGCTCTACTTCCGTCCCGTCCTGACGGTGGCCAGCGGTGAGCCCACCCCCGAGCCGTCCGCCAGTTCGTCCGGCAAGGACAAGGACAAGGCGGACCCGGACAAGGCGACCGAGAAGGGCGACGACAAGGCGTCGTCGACCCCGACCGCCTCCGACTCGCCCACCTCCCAGGGCCGCGCCGTCACCGACGGCCTGAAGGCCGACGCGACGCCGACCCCGAAGGCCTCGGACAAGGCCAGCGACAAGGACGACAAGGCGTCGCCGACCCCCACCCCGTCGGCCGACCCGGCCACCGCGGCGCTGCAGAAGAAGTTCACCGAGCTCGACTGCACCGACAAGGCGCAGCGCGGCAAGGTCGGCGACGGCATCAAGCCGTCCGAGCAGACCGTGGCCTGTGGCAAGAACAACGCCGGGCAGTGGGAGAAGTACGTCCTCGGTCCGGCCGAGCTGAACGGCAAGGACGTCGACGACGCCAAGGCCACGATCAACCAGCAGAGCGGTGCCTGGGTCGTCAACATGGACTTCACGAGCGGTGGCTCGAAGAAGTTCTCGAAGACGACCAGCAAGCTCTCGCAGCAGCAGCCGCCCATGAACCAGTTCGCCATCGTCCTCGACGGCGAGGTGGCATCGGCCCCCAGCGTCAACACGACCCTGAGCGCGAACGCCGAGATCTCCGGCAGCTTCACCCAGGAGTCGGCCCAGGACCTCGCGAACATCCTGTCGTACGGCGCGCTGCCGCTCACCTTCCAGGAGCAGAGCGTCACCACCGTCAGCCCGGCGCTCGGCGGCGAGCAGCTGCACGCCGGTCTGATCGCCGGAGCCATCGGCCTCGCGCTCGTCATCATCTACCTGGTGGTCTACTACCGCGGCCTCTCGCTGATCGCCATCGCGAGCCTCCTGGTCTCGGCAGCCCTGACGTACACCCTGATGACGCTGCTCGGCCCGGCCATCTCCTTCACCCTGAACCTGCCCGCGGTGTGTGGTGCGATCGTTGCGATCGGCATCACGGCGGACTCGTTCATCGTGTTCTTCGAACGCGTCAGGGACGAGATCAGGGAGGGGCGCACCCTGCGTCCCGCCGTCGAGCGCGCCTGGCCGCGCGCCCGGCGCACCATCCTGGTCTCCGACTTCGTGTCGTTCCTCGCGGCCGCGGTGCTCTTCATCGTCACGGTCGGCAAGGTCCAGGGCTTCGCGTTCACGCTCGGCCTGACCACGCTGCTCGACGTCGTGGTGGTCTTCTTCTTCACCAAGCCGCTGATGACCCTGATGGCGCGCAAGAAGTTCTTCGCGAACGGCCACAAGTGGTCCGGCCTCGACCCGCAGCGCCTCGGCGCCAAGCCGCCGCTGCGCCGCACCCGCCGTGCCACTGGTTCTGCCGCTGGCCCTGTCGACCCGAAGGAGGCGTGA
- the secF gene encoding protein translocase subunit SecF produces MSKLGSLGARLYRGEVGYDFVGKRKIWYGISILITITAIVGLAVRGLNMGIEFEGGAVFTTPKTSVSVAQAEKYAEEASGHDAVVQELGSGGLRIQVAGVDTAKSDQIKADLAKDMDLKANTINADLVGPSWGEQISKKAWTGLVIFMVLVVIYLAIAFEWRMALAALIALIHDITITVGVYALVGFEVTQGTIIGLLTILGYSLYDTVVVFDSLKEQSKDLTKQTRWTYSEVANRSINSTLVRSINTTVVALLPVAGLLFIGGGFLGAGMLNDISLSLFVGLAAGAYSSIFIATPLVADLKETEPQMKALKKRVLAKRAAAAAKGESVESAPQDEDDEPQDDVDQDAAPAGVVGPRTQPASRGRGRGRPSGKRR; encoded by the coding sequence ATGTCGAAGCTCGGCAGTCTCGGCGCCAGGCTCTACCGCGGTGAGGTCGGCTACGACTTCGTCGGCAAGCGCAAGATCTGGTACGGCATCTCGATCCTGATCACCATCACGGCCATCGTCGGCCTTGCGGTGCGCGGCCTGAACATGGGCATCGAGTTCGAGGGCGGTGCTGTCTTCACCACCCCGAAGACCAGCGTCTCGGTCGCGCAGGCCGAGAAGTACGCGGAAGAGGCCTCCGGCCACGACGCGGTCGTCCAGGAGCTCGGCTCGGGCGGTCTGCGCATCCAGGTCGCCGGTGTGGACACCGCCAAGTCCGACCAGATCAAGGCTGATCTGGCCAAGGACATGGACCTGAAGGCCAACACCATCAACGCCGATCTCGTGGGCCCCAGTTGGGGTGAGCAGATCAGCAAGAAGGCCTGGACGGGCCTGGTCATCTTCATGGTCCTCGTGGTGATCTATCTGGCGATCGCCTTCGAGTGGCGCATGGCGCTCGCCGCGCTGATCGCCCTGATCCACGACATCACGATCACCGTCGGTGTGTACGCCCTGGTGGGCTTCGAGGTCACCCAGGGCACGATCATCGGTCTCCTGACGATCCTCGGTTACTCGCTCTACGACACCGTGGTGGTCTTCGACAGCTTGAAGGAGCAGTCGAAGGACCTCACCAAGCAGACCCGGTGGACCTACAGCGAGGTCGCCAACCGCAGTATCAACAGCACCCTGGTGCGCTCGATCAACACCACGGTCGTCGCGCTCCTGCCGGTCGCCGGACTGCTCTTCATCGGCGGCGGTTTCCTGGGCGCGGGCATGCTCAACGACATCTCGCTGTCGCTGTTCGTCGGCCTCGCGGCCGGTGCGTACTCCTCGATCTTCATCGCCACGCCGCTCGTCGCCGACCTCAAGGAGACCGAGCCGCAGATGAAGGCGCTCAAGAAGCGCGTCCTCGCCAAGCGTGCCGCTGCCGCGGCCAAGGGCGAGTCCGTGGAGAGCGCCCCGCAGGACGAGGACGACGAGCCGCAGGACGACGTGGATCAGGACGCCGCCCCCGCGGGCGTCGTCGGCCCGCGCACACAGCCTGCCTCGCGGGGCCGTGGCCGCGGCCGTCCGTCGGGGAAGCGCCGATGA
- a CDS encoding adenine phosphoribosyltransferase: protein MTELAGTTQLLLSRIRDVPDYPEPGVMFKDITPLLADPEAFAALTEALADLAVRHGATKIVGLEARGFILGAPVALRAGLGFIPVRKAGKLPGATLSQSYDLEYGSAEIEVHAEDLAADDRVLVVDDVLATGGTAEASLRLIRRAGAQVAGVAVLMELGFLGGRGKLETALEGAPLEALLTV, encoded by the coding sequence ATGACCGAGCTCGCCGGAACGACTCAGCTGCTGCTCAGCCGCATCCGAGACGTTCCCGATTACCCCGAGCCCGGGGTGATGTTCAAGGACATCACGCCGCTCCTCGCGGACCCGGAGGCCTTCGCCGCACTGACCGAGGCCCTCGCGGACCTCGCGGTGCGGCACGGAGCCACGAAGATCGTCGGCCTGGAGGCCCGCGGCTTCATCCTGGGCGCCCCGGTCGCCCTGCGCGCCGGGCTCGGCTTCATCCCCGTACGGAAGGCGGGCAAGCTCCCCGGAGCGACGCTCAGCCAGTCGTACGACCTGGAGTACGGCAGCGCCGAGATCGAGGTGCACGCCGAGGATCTCGCCGCCGACGACCGCGTCCTGGTCGTCGACGACGTCCTGGCGACCGGCGGCACCGCCGAGGCGTCACTGCGGCTCATCCGCCGTGCGGGCGCTCAGGTGGCCGGTGTGGCGGTTCTGATGGAGCTCGGCTTCCTCGGGGGCCGCGGCAAGCTGGAGACGGCCCTGGAGGGCGCCCCGCTGGAGGCCCTCCTCACCGTCTGA
- a CDS encoding RelA/SpoT family protein → MPDESKALTAAKAAEQAQRAASTAAPAKSAPPAAGATPAKRESTPPSTTSAPSTPGAGAKSDKPAADPSRPKPPTEARAGSTTPTPRPTAAKNERSGSSNRVRARLARLGVQRSNPYNPVLEPLLRIVRSNDPKIETATLRQIEKAYQVAERWHRGQKRKSGDPYITHPLAVTTILAELGMDPATLMAGLLHDTVEDTEYGLDTLKRDFGDQVALLVDGVTKLDKVKFGEAAQAETVRKMVVAMAKDPRVLVIKLADRLHNMRTMRYLKREKQEKKARETLEIYAPLAHRLGMNTIKWELEDLAFAILYPKMYDEIVRLVAERAPKRDEYLAIVTDEVQADLRAARIKATVTGRPKHYYSVYQKMIVRGRDFAEIYDLVGIRVLVDTVRDCYAALGTVHARWNPVPGRFKDYIAMPKFNMYQSLHTTVIGPSGKPVELQIRTFDMHRRAEYGIAAHWKYKQEPSAGASKVRTDVPKKTGGKDDHLNDMAWLRQLLDWQKETEDPSEFLESLRFDLSRNEVFVFTPKGDVIALPAGATPVDFSYAVHTEVGHRTIGARVNGRLVPLESTLDNGDLVEVFTSKAAGAGPSRDWLGFVKSPRARNKIRAWFSKERRDEAIEQGKDAIARAMRKQNLPIQRILTGDSLVTLAHEMRYPDISSLYAAIGEGHVTAQSVVQKLVQALGGEEAANEDIAESTPPSRSRSKRRANADPGVVVKGVEDVWVKLARCCTPVPGDGIIGFVTRGSGVSVHRSDCVNVDSLSREPERILEVEWAPTQSSVFLVAIQVEALDRSRLLSDVTRILSDQHVNILSAAVQTSRDRVATSRFTFEMGDPKHLGHVLKAVRGVEGVYDVYRVTSARRP, encoded by the coding sequence TTGCCAGACGAGTCCAAGGCACTCACCGCCGCCAAGGCCGCAGAGCAGGCCCAGCGCGCGGCGTCCACCGCTGCGCCCGCGAAGAGCGCGCCGCCCGCGGCGGGCGCGACGCCGGCGAAGCGGGAGAGTACGCCTCCCAGCACCACGTCCGCACCGAGCACGCCCGGCGCCGGCGCCAAGAGCGACAAGCCGGCCGCCGATCCTTCGCGCCCCAAGCCCCCCACCGAGGCGCGCGCCGGCAGCACCACCCCCACGCCCCGCCCCACGGCGGCCAAGAACGAGCGCTCCGGCTCCTCCAACCGCGTACGCGCCCGCCTGGCCCGCCTCGGCGTCCAGCGCTCGAACCCGTACAACCCGGTCCTGGAGCCGCTGCTGCGGATAGTGCGCAGCAACGACCCCAAGATCGAGACGGCGACGCTGCGCCAGATCGAGAAGGCCTATCAGGTCGCCGAGCGCTGGCACCGCGGCCAGAAGCGCAAGAGCGGCGATCCGTACATCACGCATCCGCTCGCCGTGACGACGATCCTCGCCGAGCTCGGCATGGACCCGGCCACGCTCATGGCGGGCCTCCTTCACGACACCGTCGAGGACACCGAGTACGGCCTGGACACCCTCAAGCGCGACTTCGGCGACCAGGTCGCCCTGCTCGTCGACGGCGTCACCAAGCTGGACAAGGTCAAGTTCGGCGAGGCCGCGCAGGCCGAGACCGTGCGCAAGATGGTCGTCGCCATGGCCAAGGACCCCCGCGTCCTGGTCATCAAGCTCGCCGACCGCCTGCACAACATGCGCACGATGCGCTATCTCAAGCGCGAGAAGCAGGAGAAGAAGGCCCGCGAGACCCTCGAGATCTACGCGCCCCTGGCCCACCGCCTGGGCATGAACACCATCAAGTGGGAGCTGGAGGACCTCGCCTTCGCGATCCTCTACCCCAAGATGTACGACGAGATCGTGCGCCTGGTCGCCGAGCGCGCCCCCAAACGCGACGAGTACCTGGCCATAGTGACCGACGAGGTCCAGGCCGACCTGCGCGCCGCCCGCATCAAGGCCACCGTCACCGGGCGCCCGAAGCACTACTACAGCGTCTACCAGAAGATGATCGTCCGCGGCCGTGACTTCGCGGAGATCTACGACCTGGTGGGCATCCGCGTCCTCGTCGACACGGTCCGCGACTGCTATGCCGCCCTCGGCACCGTCCACGCGCGATGGAACCCGGTACCCGGCCGGTTCAAGGACTACATCGCGATGCCGAAGTTCAACATGTACCAGTCGCTGCACACGACGGTCATCGGCCCCAGCGGCAAGCCCGTCGAGCTCCAGATCCGTACGTTCGACATGCACCGCCGCGCCGAGTACGGCATCGCCGCGCACTGGAAGTACAAGCAGGAGCCGTCCGCCGGCGCCTCCAAGGTGCGTACGGACGTGCCGAAGAAGACCGGTGGCAAGGACGACCACCTCAACGACATGGCGTGGCTGCGCCAGCTCCTGGACTGGCAGAAGGAGACCGAGGACCCCAGCGAGTTCCTCGAATCGCTGCGCTTCGACCTGTCGCGCAACGAAGTCTTCGTCTTCACGCCGAAGGGCGACGTCATAGCGCTCCCGGCGGGCGCGACCCCGGTCGACTTCTCGTACGCGGTCCACACCGAGGTCGGCCACCGCACCATAGGAGCGCGGGTCAACGGACGGCTCGTGCCGCTCGAATCGACCCTGGACAACGGCGACTTGGTCGAGGTCTTCACCTCCAAGGCGGCAGGCGCGGGCCCGTCCCGCGACTGGCTCGGCTTCGTCAAGTCGCCGCGGGCGCGCAACAAGATCCGTGCGTGGTTCTCCAAGGAGCGCCGCGACGAGGCCATCGAGCAGGGCAAGGACGCCATCGCGCGCGCCATGCGCAAGCAGAACCTGCCGATCCAGCGGATCCTCACGGGCGACTCCCTGGTCACCCTCGCGCACGAGATGCGCTACCCCGACATCTCGTCCCTCTACGCGGCGATCGGCGAGGGCCACGTCACCGCGCAGTCCGTCGTGCAAAAGCTCGTCCAGGCGCTCGGCGGCGAGGAGGCCGCCAACGAGGACATCGCCGAGAGCACGCCGCCCTCGCGCAGCCGCAGCAAGCGCCGCGCCAACGCCGACCCCGGTGTCGTCGTCAAGGGCGTCGAGGACGTGTGGGTCAAGCTGGCCCGCTGCTGCACGCCCGTCCCCGGCGACGGGATCATCGGCTTCGTCACGCGCGGCAGTGGCGTATCGGTTCACCGCAGCGACTGCGTGAACGTCGACTCGCTCTCCCGCGAGCCCGAGCGCATCCTCGAGGTCGAGTGGGCACCCACCCAGTCCTCGGTCTTCCTGGTCGCCATCCAGGTCGAGGCCCTCGACCGCTCGCGGCTGCTCTCGGACGTCACGCGCATCCTCTCGGACCAGCACGTGAACATCCTGTCCGCGGCCGTCCAGACCTCCCGCGACCGGGTCGCCACCTCACGCTTCACGTTCGAGATGGGCGACCCCAAGCACCTGGGCCATGTGCTCAAGGCGGTCAGGGGAGTCGAGGGCGTTTATGACGTGTACAGGGTGACGTCGGCGCGCAGGCCCTGA
- a CDS encoding DUF349 domain-containing protein: MSSDPWGRVDETGTVYVRKADGSEREVGSWKAGSPDEALAYFERKYDGLVVEIGLLERRVKTTDLSAKDAMTAIDHLRAQVDEAHAVGDLDALSKRLDKLVETVDARREERKVQKAKQSDEARHAKEALVVEAEELAQSEQWRAAGERLRALVDTWKGLPRLDRKSDDELWHRFSHARSAFSKRRKAHFASLDAQREEARKTKEKLVGEAEALSGSADWGPTAARYRDLMTEWKAAGRAQREHEDDLWNRFRGAQDVFFAARSAVFAERDAEQTENLKLKEELAEEAEKLVPVKDLKSARAAFRTLNERWEAIGHVPRDARPKVEARMHTVERALQETEEAEWRRTNPEARARAEGLTGQLQAAVDKLTEQIEKARAAGNNAKADKLQKELDGRQALLDQALKGLHEFGG; the protein is encoded by the coding sequence GTGAGCAGCGACCCGTGGGGCCGCGTCGACGAGACGGGGACCGTGTACGTGCGCAAGGCCGACGGCAGTGAGCGCGAAGTCGGTTCGTGGAAGGCGGGATCTCCTGACGAGGCCCTTGCCTACTTCGAGCGCAAGTACGACGGTCTGGTCGTCGAGATCGGACTTCTCGAGCGCCGGGTGAAGACGACCGACCTGTCGGCCAAGGACGCCATGACCGCCATCGACCACCTGCGCGCGCAGGTGGACGAGGCACACGCGGTCGGCGATCTGGACGCCCTGAGCAAGCGCCTGGACAAGCTCGTCGAGACCGTCGACGCGCGCCGTGAGGAGCGCAAGGTCCAGAAGGCCAAGCAGTCGGACGAGGCGAGGCACGCCAAGGAGGCGCTGGTCGTCGAGGCCGAGGAACTCGCCCAGAGCGAGCAGTGGCGTGCGGCGGGCGAGCGGCTTCGCGCCCTGGTGGACACCTGGAAGGGTCTGCCGCGCCTCGACCGCAAGTCGGACGACGAGCTGTGGCACCGCTTCTCGCATGCCCGCTCGGCGTTCTCCAAGCGCCGCAAGGCCCACTTCGCCTCGCTGGACGCCCAGCGCGAGGAGGCCCGCAAGACCAAGGAGAAGCTGGTCGGCGAGGCCGAGGCGCTCTCCGGCTCGGCGGACTGGGGTCCGACGGCCGCGCGGTACCGCGACCTGATGACCGAGTGGAAGGCCGCGGGCCGCGCACAGCGCGAGCACGAGGACGACCTGTGGAACCGCTTCCGCGGCGCCCAGGACGTCTTCTTCGCGGCGCGCAGCGCGGTCTTCGCGGAGCGGGACGCCGAGCAGACGGAGAACCTGAAGCTGAAGGAGGAGCTGGCCGAGGAGGCCGAGAAGCTCGTCCCGGTGAAGGACCTCAAGTCGGCCCGCGCCGCCTTCCGTACGCTCAACGAGCGCTGGGAGGCCATCGGCCACGTCCCGCGTGACGCGCGGCCGAAGGTCGAGGCCCGGATGCACACGGTGGAGCGGGCTCTTCAGGAGACCGAGGAAGCCGAGTGGCGCCGTACGAACCCTGAGGCGCGCGCTCGGGCCGAGGGCCTGACGGGCCAGCTGCAGGCGGCTGTCGACAAGCTGACGGAACAGATCGAGAAGGCGCGCGCGGCGGGCAACAACGCCAAGGCGGACAAGCTCCAGAAGGAGCTCGACGGCCGCCAGGCGCTGCTGGACCAGGCGCTGAAGGGTCTGCACGAGTTCGGCGGCTGA
- a CDS encoding peptidylprolyl isomerase: protein MVSNDQRRRQLAREKFLRQQQRREAARRRARMRNAVIASALAVVVAGGAVSYAAGAFDDDGKPKDVASPGPTKKPDPCEKPAGGKVKPLSFKKEPALTIDKSADYAMKLSTTCGDIGLDLAAAKAPHTVNSFNFLVNKGYLDHTKCHRLTAGGIFVLQCGDPKGTGEGGPGYSIPDENLKDKRLKGNVYPAGTVAMANQYNAEKKTGRDTGGSQFFLVYQDSQLPPDYTPFGTISDSGMKVLKKIADAGESTGQGDGAPNATVVINKATVSKS from the coding sequence GTGGTCAGCAACGATCAGCGGCGGCGTCAGCTCGCCCGGGAGAAGTTCTTGCGGCAGCAGCAGCGCCGGGAGGCCGCACGGCGCAGGGCGCGGATGCGCAACGCGGTGATCGCCTCGGCGCTCGCGGTGGTGGTGGCAGGCGGCGCGGTGTCGTACGCGGCGGGCGCCTTCGACGACGACGGCAAGCCGAAGGACGTGGCGAGCCCGGGCCCCACCAAGAAGCCGGACCCCTGCGAGAAGCCCGCCGGCGGCAAGGTGAAGCCGCTCAGCTTCAAGAAGGAGCCTGCGCTCACGATCGACAAGTCGGCGGACTACGCGATGAAGCTGAGCACCACCTGCGGCGACATCGGCCTCGACCTCGCCGCGGCGAAGGCCCCGCACACGGTCAACTCCTTCAACTTCCTGGTGAACAAGGGCTACCTCGACCACACCAAGTGCCACCGGCTCACCGCGGGCGGCATCTTCGTCCTGCAGTGCGGCGACCCGAAGGGCACCGGCGAGGGCGGCCCCGGCTACTCGATCCCGGACGAGAACCTCAAGGACAAGCGCCTGAAGGGGAACGTGTATCCGGCGGGGACGGTCGCGATGGCCAACCAGTACAACGCCGAGAAGAAGACGGGCCGGGACACCGGCGGCAGCCAGTTCTTCCTGGTCTACCAGGACAGTCAGCTGCCGCCCGACTACACACCGTTCGGGACCATTTCCGATTCCGGGATGAAGGTGCTCAAGAAGATCGCCGACGCCGGCGAGAGCACCGGGCAGGGCGACGGCGCCCCGAACGCGACGGTCGTCATCAACAAGGCGACCGTGTCGAAATCCTGA
- a CDS encoding MBL fold metallo-hydrolase: MLIAGFPAGAWGTNCYLVAPAAGEECVIIDPGHQAAEGVEEALKKHRLKPVAVVLTHGHIDHVASVVPVCGAHDVPAWIHPDDRYMMSDPEKAIGRSFGAQLLGELTVGEPSDVKELADGARLKLAGLDFSVAHAPGHTKGSVTFQLPESAEVPSVFFSGDLLFAGSIGRTDLPGGSHDEMLESLARVCLPLDDSTVVLPGHNEHTTIGRERATNPYLRQVAAGLGADAPRRGM; this comes from the coding sequence GTGCTCATTGCCGGGTTTCCCGCCGGGGCCTGGGGCACCAATTGCTACTTGGTCGCCCCCGCCGCAGGCGAGGAGTGCGTGATCATCGACCCGGGCCATCAGGCCGCCGAGGGAGTCGAGGAAGCACTCAAGAAGCATCGGCTCAAGCCCGTCGCGGTCGTCCTCACCCACGGCCACATCGACCACGTCGCCTCGGTCGTCCCGGTCTGCGGGGCCCATGACGTGCCCGCGTGGATCCACCCCGACGACCGGTACATGATGAGCGACCCGGAGAAGGCCATAGGCCGTTCCTTCGGCGCGCAGCTGCTCGGCGAACTGACCGTGGGGGAGCCCTCCGACGTCAAGGAGCTGGCCGACGGCGCGCGCCTGAAGCTCGCAGGTCTGGACTTCTCCGTCGCGCACGCGCCGGGGCATACGAAGGGGTCGGTGACCTTCCAGCTCCCCGAGTCCGCCGAGGTCCCCTCGGTGTTCTTCTCGGGCGACCTGCTGTTCGCCGGCTCCATCGGACGCACCGACCTGCCCGGCGGCTCGCACGACGAGATGCTCGAGTCGTTGGCGCGCGTGTGCCTGCCGCTCGACGACTCGACCGTGGTCCTGCCCGGTCACAACGAGCACACGACCATCGGCCGTGAGCGCGCCACCAACCCGTATCTGCGTCAGGTGGCCGCCGGCCTGGGAGCCGACGCTCCCCGACGAGGAATGTGA